Within the Trichoderma breve strain T069 chromosome 3, whole genome shotgun sequence genome, the region GACTCCCTTCATCGTAGCTCACGAATTCTTCGACGCTCTCCCCATCCACACCTTCCAGtccgccgcagcagccgctcCAAAACCCTCTCCATctacctcttcctctcctcaaCCAGATGATGCATCACCAGCTCCCGATCCCACACCGCCAACCATGGAATGGCGCGAAATGATGGTCTCCATCACACCCCCCGGCGCAACCCACGCAGATCTCGGCACCCCCAAGTCCCAGCAACACGAGCCTCCCCCCGAGTTCCAGCTCGTcctctcctccgccaccaccagACACTCGCGCGTCCTCCCCGAATCTTCAACCCGCTACCGCCGCCTCAAGCAGACCCCCGGCTCCGTCATCGAAGTCTGCCCCGACGCCTCCCTCTACGCCGCCGACTTTGCCGCCCGCATCGGCGGCTCCCGCGCCCACCCCAAGGCCTCCCCCAGCGGCGCCGCCCTCATCCTCGACTACGGCACCGCCGACACCGTGCCCATCAACTCCCTCCGCGGCATCCGCCAGCACCGCCTCGTGAGCCCCTTTTCCGCCCCGGGGCTCGTCGACCTCAGCGCCGACGTCGACTTCCACGCCATCGCAGAGGCCGCCACCCTCGCCAGCGACGGCGTCGAGGTTCACGGCCCCATTTCTCAGGCCGACTTCCTCGAGCTCATGGGCATCCGCCAGCGCGCAGAGGCCCTCAGCAAGGTGCCCGGCGTTTCCCCGTCAAAGGCCAGCGACATTGAAAAGGCCTGGAAACGCCTCGTCGACCGTGGGCCTAGCGGCATGGGTAAAGTGTACAAGGCGCTCGCGATATTGCCCGAGAATGACGGCCGTCGCCGTCCAGTTGGATTCGGAGGTGATGTGACGGAGGCTTAGAATTTCAGGGGTTCGAAGTCTACATGTATGATAAGTACTAGCTTGAGGGGCTAATGCCCAGTACTCGCTGTGatcatatatatatatccaaGTGCAGCTCCCCTTCTGACTTGCATCTTCTTAAACCAGTGTGATAATTACTGAAACCAGCCATGTTCACCACAAAAGGGGCTTCATCCATGCCTCATGCTTTGTCAATAATTTTCTATTCTACACAAAATAAACAGCGTTTGTTACGAAAACCCAAATTCATAAACTCCGAAAAGCCTATTCCGTTCCATTCTACAGCCAAGCGGTTTCAAAAGACTCGTCATTCCCCCTTCTTCACAGTTTCTTGTGTACAAGCTtggcatcctcgtcgtcactgTCACCCTCGCTGTCTGATGCCTtgtcgccgtcttcgccaaCAGCGAATATCGTCTCTCCCTCGAGCGACTCTCGTGGAATGCCACGACCGGCCGCTGATGACGCACCGCCAGGAACGGCTCTGCTGGTGCTAGCTTGTGCCGGCCCAGCACCTGTCAAGCCACTCTCTTGCCCGAAGCCGGGAACAGGCTTTCCAATCTgtgcctcttcatcatctgagTCGTCAGGCATGCCAATGTCTCCTATTT harbors:
- a CDS encoding putative s-adenosyl-L-methionine-dependent methyltransferase domain-containing protein; amino-acid sequence: MRPVVAATASLPRAAHFARQRLLLQSHSHSVSHTLLKRASICVPRYFSSTSSRHVEERKWSTPLAKQLYEAISTTGSVPLASYMRMCLTGDLGGYYTGAVGEGRDQFGTKGDFVTSPEISQIFGELLGIWFIAEWMSQGRPSKGVQLIEIGPGRGTLMDDMLRTIQRFPAMANSIENVFMVEASRELRETQKKLLCGPDAPSTESKAGCHSPSKYGSAPIVWTETIKSIPIEPDKTPFIVAHEFFDALPIHTFQSAAAAAPKPSPSTSSSPQPDDASPAPDPTPPTMEWREMMVSITPPGATHADLGTPKSQQHEPPPEFQLVLSSATTRHSRVLPESSTRYRRLKQTPGSVIEVCPDASLYAADFAARIGGSRAHPKASPSGAALILDYGTADTVPINSLRGIRQHRLVSPFSAPGLVDLSADVDFHAIAEAATLASDGVEVHGPISQADFLELMGIRQRAEALSKVPGVSPSKASDIEKAWKRLVDRGPSGMGKVYKALAILPENDGRRRPVGFGGDVTEA